In Euwallacea fornicatus isolate EFF26 chromosome 19, ASM4011564v1, whole genome shotgun sequence, the sequence CTACTCAAACCACTGAATTCTACGATACACCGAGTTGATGTCGCTCTTTCTCAAGGCAcgaatttgggacaccctatacatATTCAAGCAACAACACTTATTTGCGATCATTTGAGTTCACTAAAACCTAATCCCGACGCGGACAAACGCTGCTTAAACGAcactttcagttttttgaaCTCCGCCATCAATCAGCGTCTTGTAGAGCTTAATTTCTGATCAATAGCTGACTTCTTTGGGGAATTTAATCCGCCTATATGCAATTCTGACACATAAACGTCCTCGTTGCGACCGTCAGCTTGTTCTGGACGTGAAGACATGCTGGAGAGTATTGCTCTTACCTGCAAAAACTCATTCATATTAGTCTCTCACACTGATGAATTTTACCTCTTCCAAATCCTCATAAACATTTTCACTCATATCTTTTTCGCTGACCGCAGAGCTCGTAGTAGCAACACTGCATATTTCACACCGATCCAATTCTGCAGTAATGTCGGGCAGAGAACAcatatttttagctttttgAGAGCGAATTTCGTCGAAGGATTGATTGAGTTCAGCTCCCACGCCTGGCTCTCGAGGTCTAGTCAAAAGATCATCCTCAGATTGTTTACCtacaagaattaaaaatattttattagttttttgtttatatatcTGACAGTTAATGAATGATGATTGGATTGCAAAACTTAACTGACCTTGCCGTTTTATGTGAATTTCATTAGAGATTTGTTCTAGATTTTTCAGTGtttgtgaataaaaattttttgttttcaatatcTCCTGTTTTACACCTTCAATCCGCTGTTTTTGCGTATTTAATTGCTCCTAAAATTTCACTTAGTCACCAGGTAAACTATTTGGTTGCACAAACTAACCTGGCACaaagttttttcatcaaaGTAAGGTCTGGATTTGATGATAAATCTTTGCAGTTTCTCTTCAAGCTGTTTCAGATTTTCCTCAGTTTCTTTGAATATTGAGGCCTTGATTTGATGCTCCCGGCCCCGTTCTGCCTTCTGTGAGTCTGCCTCCATTACTTTCATGGTGGCATGATTTAGCATTTCCTGCCAAGCATTGTCAAATTGCCACTCATGCTGGTTGGTCAAAAACCTCTGCTCAGCTAAGGCTACTGTTTCTTTAGCTGCTCCATGAATCCCTAAAAAACATGCTACtaagaaaaattacattgaaaATTACTGAATAATTACCACTTGCTTTCTGATACTGTAAAGCTGCCTCCTGGCATTCTTTCTGCtgcttttttgcaat encodes:
- the pcs gene encoding SH3 domain-binding protein 5 homolog; translated protein: MSDNGDSDSELDPRIQIELEKLNTTTDEINKLELEYDEANTTFRMLLNESTRRLKLLTKKLGSCIEKARPYYDLLEIAKKQQKECQEAALQYQKASGIHGAAKETVALAEQRFLTNQHEWQFDNAWQEMLNHATMKVMEADSQKAERGREHQIKASIFKETEENLKQLEEKLQRFIIKSRPYFDEKTLCQEQLNTQKQRIEGVKQEILKTKNFYSQTLKNLEQISNEIHIKRQGKQSEDDLLTRPREPGVGAELNQSFDEIRSQKAKNMCSLPDITAELDRCEICSVATTSSAVSEKDMSENVYEDLEEVRAILSSMSSRPEQADGRNEDVYVSELHIGGLNSPKKSAIDQKLSSTRR